The Verrucomicrobiota bacterium nucleotide sequence CAAGTAAAGAGATCGGACGGTATCGCTGCTGTAGTAAATGATCAAGTTATTACCTATAGTGAAGTTAGAAAGCTGGTCGAGAATAGAGAAAAAGATCTCAGAAATCGTTATGCATCTGATGAAGAGTTCGCGCGTCTCGTCGAAGAAGCAAGGTTGAAAACCTTGCGTTCTTTGATCGAGAGAGAGTTGATCATACAAGATTTTCATGAAAAAGGGTTCTTCTTGCCTGATAACGTGATTGAGGACGAATATCAAAGGAGAATTACTCAACGGTGGGGTGGAGATAGAAAACAATTCATCAGAACATTACAAGCTATGGGTCAAACTGTTTCTGAATTCAAGCAAGGTATTCGAGAGGAAATGATTGTTGGGAGCATGCGTTCTCAGAATGTTCAATCCTCTGTTATTATTTCTCCTTATCAGATAGAACAACATTATCAAGAGAACATCAGAGAATTCTTACAGCCTGAGCAAATTAAGTTAAGAATGATTTTATTGCGCAAGGGATTGTTCACCGAAAAGCGTAAAGACCCTATAACAGGTGAGATGCAGGCAGTTGATCCTCAATTTTTGATTGCCAAAGAACTATTGCAAAAAATTCAAACGGGCTCAGATTTCGCAAGCTTAGCTAAAGCTTACTCGGATTTACCGACTAAATCGAAGGGCGGGGCCGTTGGATGGCTAACCGAGGATACTTTACGCAAAGAACTTTCTCAAGTTGCCTTCAGCTTAAGACCTGGACAGAACAGTGATATCATCAAGACTCCGGAAGGTTATTACATCTTACAAGTTGAAGATCTCCGAAAAGCAAGAGTGACGCCTCTTGCTGAAGTCAGGGAATATATCGAAAGAGAGCTCGAGAATAGTGAGAAGAGCCGACTCGAGCAAGAATGGTTAGATAGCTTGCGAGCTAAGGCCTATATTAAAATGTTCTTTTAATTAGCCTCCCCATCATCACTATCCATGTCTCAGCCAAAAGTTATTGGTGTTACCCTGGGTGATCCAGGTGGCATAGGCCCGGAGATTATCGAACAGGGCCTATCACTGCTGAAACCAAAAAAAAGCATTTCCTATCGCATCATAGGTACAGCCGGAAAATGTCGACCTGGAAATCTGAATAGAGCATCGGCCCAAAAAGCATTGGCTGCTTTGAATACATCGGTAAAGCTTTTGAAAAGAGGAGAGATTCACGCGGTAGTCAATGCACCCGTAGCAAAACATTCCCTGCATCAGATTGGTTTTACTTTCCCGGGCCAAACTGAATTTTACGCTCGGGCGTTTGGGCTGAAAAATGAAGAGGTTACCATGATGATGACTTCCAGTAAGTTAAAAGTCTCATTGGTTACGACGCATTGCTCACTTCAAGAGGCGATAAAAAGTCTCAGCAAAAAACAAATCAAGGCTACAGTCAGGAGAACAGTAGCCATTTTGAACCGTATGAAGGTTACTAAGAAGCGCATCGCTATTTGTAGTCTCAATCCTCATGCCGGGGAAGAAGGCCTATTTGGTCAAGAGGAAAGCAAAGTGATAGCACCAAGCATTCAGGCTTTATCAGGCCAGTACCCAGACTTCGAGATGAATGGGCCATGTGTGCCGGATGCAATATTTAGGCAAGCTATGAAAGGAGAATTTTCGGCCGTGGTATGTATGTATCATGATCAGGGTTTGATACCCTTTAAGCTGGCGGCATTTGAACAAGGTGTTAATCTAACGCTTGGTTTACCCTTCTTGCGCTGCTCACCTGATCACGGCACTGCGGTAGATATTGCTGGTAAGGGGGTAGCAAGTCCTAGAAGCTTTATGTCTGCATGTCGCCTAATGGAAAGACTTTTACGATGATTGTTTCTGCTCAGAGAACAGACCTAGATAAGGTTCAATTTATTCAGTCGCGAATGCCTGAGAGTGGTCTCTTTGCTGAAAAAAACTGGTTGATTTCACCTGAGCCATTTGCACTGAGCGGTGAGCAATTGGAGTCTTTACAGAAGCTGGGAGACCGTTTACATGTCTTCGCGCAAGCCTGTAACTTGCTCTACAGGCAGAGTTGCGAAGGTAAGGCCCCAAGTTGGATTGCAGAGTGGCTAGATGCAGGAAAACCACAGGAGCTTGTAGAAATTTCTAGAAGTAAGGCATTAAAAAATCAATTACCTGTTCTTATTCGTCCTGATTTGATCTTAACAGAAAATGGATGGGCTTTGACGGAAATTGATTCTGTCCCGGGTGGTGTAGGACTAACCGCTTGGCTCAATCAAGTATACAGCCAATTGGGCTATGATCCGATTGGTGGGGAACACACTATGGTAGATACAGTCCAACGGCTTTTTTCTCACCACCATTGTGTCATATCACAAGAGGCTAGTGATTACCGGCCAGAATGGGAATGGTTACTGGGTAAAGAAAATGTCTATGATGCAGAAAGCTATCAATATGGCGATAAACCCGTATATCGCTTTTTTGAAAATTTCGACTGGGAGTCACTCGAAGAACTAAGGACTTCTTGGAGTGCTGATAGGCAAATAACGCCTCCACTTAAACCGTTTATGGAAGAGAAGCTGTGGCTAGCACTTTTCTGGATAAAACCGCTAGAATCTTTTTGGATTAGAGAACTAGGCCGCCGCTATTGGACAGACTTACAAAAAATTATTCCCTACAGTTGGGTGGTGAATCCTGACCCCCTACCTCCTTATGCCGTGTTGCCTCAATTGAATGTTCAGAGTTGGAACGAAGTCGGTCAGTTTTCTCAAAAACAGCGAAACCTTATTTTGAAAATATCTGGCTTTTCAGCGTTGGCTTGGGGGTCCCGTGGAGTTTTACTTGGTTCGGATGTAAGTGGTGAAGTTTGGAAAGAAGCCATTCACAAAGCGATGGATTCCTTTTCCACGAATCCATACATTGTCCAAGAATTTAAGAAAGGACAGTCTTTTGAAGTTTCTTATTGGGATGAGCCCAGCAATGCTTTTAAGAACATGAAGGGAAGGGTAAGAATCTGTCCTTACTATTTTATCGAAGAAAATAAGTCTCATCTAACAGGGGCCATGGCCACCATTTGTCCTTTAGATAAAAAGCTTATTCATGGCATGCAAGATGCCATTATTACACCTGTATGCGCAACGACTTGAAGGCTGATTGAAAATCACCAATATTCCACAGGAATACGCATAAACCTTTGTAAATCCTTCTGAGTTTAAACTTTACAACCTTTGCCAATTGATTAGGTTAATCTCTACAATGTGTTATGATGGTTAAGAAACTTTTACATACCAGGTACCGAGTTAACGACTTGGATAAAACCGTAGCATTCTATGAAAAAGTATTGGGCTTAGAAGTAATCAAAAGACACGAATCTCCTCGTGGCTCTAAACTCGTTTTTCTCAAAACCCCGAATAGCGATGAAGAAATAGAGATTTGCTATTTTCCAGACAGTGGACCTGTGGAAGTGCAGGCTGATTTGACGCATTTAGCTTTTGAGGTAGAAGACATCGAAGCCTTTGCTAACCATGCAGCCGCACAAGGTTACCCTCTAAGTGATGGTCCTACTGTCTCTAAAAGTTCAGGGAGTATCTTTGGTTTTGTAGATGCTCCTGAAGGCTATGAAATCGAGCTAATTCAAAGAGCAAGGTGATCGTCAGGACAAAATACCATGGTTAGAAATGATAGCAGGTCTCTTATTATTGCTCCCTCAATTCTAGCGGCAGACCGCGGATACTTTTTCGACGAGGCCAAGCGTGCTGCAGAGAGTGGAGCAGATTGGCTCCACGTAGATATCATGGATGGACATTTCGTTCCCAACATCTCCTTTGGGGTTGATTTCGTTCCTACATTCCGTAAAGCAGTAGGCGGATTAATTCTTGATGTTCATCTCATGATTGAGCAGCCTGATCGATACGCTAGGAGTTTTATCGAAGCTGGAGCAGATATCTTAACAGTTCACCTTGAAGCCAGTCATGAAGTGGAAAAAACAATTACTATTATTCATGATATGGGGTGCAAAGTTGGGCTTGCCATCAACCCCTTAACCGAGCTTCAACATGCTCTACCTTTGCTGCACCGAATTGATCTTCTGCTCTGTATGACTGTCAATCCAGGATTTGGTGGACAACCATTTATCATCGAAGTTTTGGAGAAGGTTCGCCTGGCTCGTGCATATTGTGATCAACATAACCTAGAGGTTGATATTCAAGTGGATGGAGGCGTCAACATGATCACTGCAGGACCTTCCGTAACGGCTGGAGCAAACGTTCTTGTTGCCGGAACAGCTTTATTCAAAGAAAAAGATATGGCCGCAGCAGTTATGGAAATGCGCTCCAAGGCCACAGAAGTCTCATCAGCCGGCTAGAGACTTTTAGTACAACAACTTATTTCTGGTGAAAACCACTTTCTTCTAGCTGGCATTCATGCCATATTTTCAACTCTCAATTTATGTCCACCGAGCTTATAAGAAATTTTTCGATCATCGCACATATTGATCACGGTAAGACAACCTTGTCGGACCGGCTCTTGCAAAGCACGGGGACCGTGGAACTGCGTGAATTACAAGAGCAAATGCTTGATTCCATGGATCTTGAGCGTGAACGCGGAATTACTATTAAGGCTCACCCCGTCACCATGGCTTATAAAGCTAAAGATGGCAAAACCTATCGTCTCAACTTGCTGGATACCCCCGGACATGTTGATTTTAGCTATGAGGTATCTCGAAGCCTCTCTGCTTGTGAAGGCGCTATTCTCATAGCAGATGCTGCTCAAGGAGTAGAGGCTCAAACAGTGGCCAACGTCCATCTCGCTCATAAACAAGACTTAACCATTGTTCCAGTTATCAATAAAATTGATTTGCCTAATGCGGACATTCCCGGAGTACAAGAACAGCTTGAGGAGATTTTGGCTATCCCTGCTGATGAGACGATACCTGCTAGCGCGAAAACGGGTTTAGGTGTAGAGGATATCTTAGAAGCAATTATTGAACGTGTTCCTCCACCTAATGAGCCAAAGGACGAATGCTTGCGCTGCTTAGTCTTTGATTCTGTCTTCGATTCATATCGCGGCGTCATTTGCTACATACGAAATTTCAGTGGGCATATTGAACAGGGAGATGCAGTTACCTTCATGCAAGCTGGGCAAAAGTATGAAGTCAAAGAAGTAGGCATTTTTACCCCGAAAATGCTCAAGACAGATAAATTGGGGCCTGGGGATACTGGCTATGTCATTGCCAATATCAAAAGTGCATCTGATGTTAAAATTGGTGACACTATCACCCACTCAGTGAAAGGAGCTGCCGAACCCCTGCCTGGTTTCCAAGAAATTCACCCACTTGTTTTTTCTGGAATTTACCCCATCAATACCTCCGATTTTGAAAAGCTAAAACTGGCCATGAATAAATTGAAACTTAACGATGCCGCACTGACCTTTATAGCAGAGAGTTCTGTGGCTTTAGGTTTTGGGTTCCGCTGTGGCTTTCTCGGCCTACTTCATATGGAGATTATCCAAGAGCGTCTGAGGCGTGAATTTGATATGGATATCATCTCCACATATCCCAGTGTCATTTACCATGTCTACAAGACCAATGGAGAAATGCTCGAAGTTGATAACCCAACTAAACTTCCGGACCCATCGGTTATTGACCGCATTGAAGAGCCTACAGTTAACGCAATCATTCTCTGCCCAAACGATAATATTGGAGACATGATGCAAATGATTATGGACCGCAGGGGTATCTGTGAGAATACGGAGACCATAGACCATAGGCGTGTTAGCCTCACGGTAAACCTCCCGCTTAATGAAATCTTGGTTGACTTTAATGACCGGATAAAGAGTATGACACGAGGCTACGGCTCCATGGACTATGAGCATGGGGAATATAAGCCCTCAAAGCTTGTGAAACTAGATATGTTAGTCAATGGAGAACCTATGGATGCATTCTCTAGTATTGTCCACACAGATAAAGCAGCTCCTAGGGGGCGCGCTCTAGCCGCTAAACTAAAGGAAGTCATTCCTCCGCAACTTTTCCGAGTGGCTTTGCAAGCTGCTGTGGGTGGCAATGTTGTTGCCCGTGAGAATGTTAAAACGGTGGGTAAAAATGTAACGGCTAAATGCTACGGTGGTGATATTACTCGTAAACGCAAACTTCTAGAAAAACAAAAAGAAGGAAAGAAGCGCATGAAGCAATTTGGCAAAGTGAACATTCCCCAAGAGGCTTTTATGCAGGTCCTTAAGGCCTAGTTATTAATCAAGAAAGTAGACCTCATGTTTTCCAATAAAATTAAAAAAGCTGCTAAAGATCTTCAGCACTTTATCCAGAAAAAGACTCGCTATAATAAAGATCTTTTATCTGAAGAGGAACTGGATGACGTAGAGGTCTTATCCAAAGAGGTCCAAGCATTTAGTAAAAAAGATTTTAAAAAAAATGATACTGAGGCCCAAGAGGAATTCGCAGAACTTGAGAAGAGGGCTCTTAAGTTATTTCCCATTAATACAAAAAACGTGGGCATCATTGAAAATGTAGAAGTTTTTTTTGTGGCCATCGTTCTGGCACTTGCACTGCGCAGTTATGTTCTACAACCGTTTAAGATCCCCACGCATTCGATGAGACCCACATTGTGGGGCATCTCCGCTAAAGCCGTGGACCCCAGCACTGAAAAGCCCAATGTATTGATTCAGCTCAAAGATGCTGTTTTTCATGGAACCACACATCACCGAGTTGTGGTTCAGGAGCCTGGAAAATTAAAAATGAATCCATTTGGTGAACCCATTTTCCAGCAGAGTAGACTGTTCGGAATCATACCTTTTCTAAATGAGACTAGTTTTCAGATTGGAAAACAGAAATATAAAATTTGGGGATCCATAGGTGATCTTCAAGAGCTCTTTAAAGAAAATCCTGATCTTTTCAAGGAAATCAAGACACGCCGCTATGAGAAAGGAGATGTCTTTTTAAACTATACACGCAGCGAGGGAGATCATATCTTCGTGAATAAAATCGCCTATCATTTTCGAAGGCCTAACCTTGGTGAAGTTTTTGTCTTCTCCACAGAAAACATACGTCGTATCAATCAATCTAGGCGTGCTTCTGGAGAGCAGGTAATCGGTTCTCAATATTATATTAAACGTTGCGTAGGGACAGAAGGTGATACCTTGGAAATAAAACAAGATGATCCACATCTTTATGTGAACGGTGAAATTTTGGGGACTGGCCTTAAAAATGATTACATCTTCTTTGATGGCATTTATTCCATGGATAATGGTTATCATGGTTATGTTTATGGAGATGAACTGGGCAATGGACTTTTTCTTACCCGTTATAATCCTAAATATACGATCCCAGATAGATCTTCTTGGGCCATGGGAGATAATAGTAGAAACAGCTCTGATAGTCGTGCGTGGGGCAGAGTCCCGGACGATAATTTAGTGGGCACAGCGTTTATTGTTCACTGGCCTTTCACCAAGCGCTGGGGCCTGATTAAATAGTATGGAGATGTTTACTCTTTGATTCTTACAACTGTATAAGGTTTTTCGGCTAAGGATTTGCCATCATTGAAAGCGGGTGCTCGGTTGAGTTGATTAACGGTAACGACCACGCTTTTATCAGGAGCAATGTAGGCGGCATCAGGCCAAATGAGTTGTTTATCATCTTTGATCCATGTTTTCGTTCCAGAGTCATCCATCATGCTTATGGCATTTTCGTCAACATTTGTTACATAGACGACCCCATTCTCACCAGCAGCAATACCATCACTGGAAGGCTTATCTCCATACGTTTCTATTTTGCTTTCTATTTCCTCGTCAGATTTTGCATAGTCTCCAAGTATCTCAGATGGGACGCGATAAAGTTTACCAGCAGTCATAGTTGAGAAATAAACCCATTCATTTTCCGGATCTATAGCAATAGGGTTCAATCCGAGCTTGATAGGATAAACAAAACCATTGGCATCTTTAGTCTGCATGGCTTTACCTTCAGCAATAATGGGTGACTCATCTGGTTGATAAAATGGATGGCCTGACAATACGCGACGTGTTTGACCCGTGCTTAAGTCCAAGACAATGATGGCAGGTTCACTTTTATCAATAAGATTTCCTCGAGACATATCTGCAACGAAAACCCTCTGACGCTTTTCGTCTATAGCAAAATCTTGGAGAAAGGAATTAGCAACTCGAACTTCTTTAGGAATTACATGAATGGCTTTTAGCCTATTGTTTCTCGTATCCCAACCGACCAACTTTGGTGAAATATCCTGATTTCCCATATCCATCCACCATAAGGCACCATCTTGAGTTGCTTGAATGCCTATGACTGCAGCATGATTCTTGGATACTTCTTCATTCGGGTAAGGTACTGCCTTGCCACTTTTTAAAATCATGATTTTAAATTCAGGTTGATCAAACGGGTGCATGGAGATGTAAACCGTGCCATCGGGTGTTACAGCAGGATTACCGGGGCGCTGGTCGAGTTTACATATAACTTTGAGTGAAGGGCCCGCCAGTAAAACAGAGGCAGAAACGAAAAGTGAATAAATGAGTACTTGAATGCATTTCATGTTGTTAAAAGTAATCAATATGAGTGGATTCGCAATGATCTAATCCCCATTTATAGTTCATTTATTATGAGCATAAATTTGCGCGTAACACCTTTTTTGCACTAATTTAATGTATATCCAGTCGATCGAGCTGCCCAGAATGAAAATTTAAATATTTTACTAAATACTGATTGGCACAGGCCGAAATTTGCAATTATTAATTATTTAACCTTCGAAATAGTACCATGAGCAAAGTAGACCCAGTAGAAAAAGCCAACTCACATAAAGATCCTAGTGCAATTGAATATGCCATTAATAGAGTTCAGGCTGTCATAGAGTTTGAAGTAGATGGAACAATCATTACAGCCAACGACAATTTCCTAAAAACGCTTGGATACACTTTAGAGGAAATACAAGGCAAACATCACCGAATCTTCTGCGAAGAAGCTTACACGGCCACAGAAGAATACAAAGCACTATGGGATGACTTAGCAAAAGGTAATTTCCGTTCTGGAGAATTTAATAGAATCACAAAAAGTGGGGAAGAAATATGGATAGCAGCTTCCTACAATCCCATTATGGATGCGCAGGGCAAGCCCTACAAGGTCGTTAAATTTGCCACCGACATCACCAAACTAAAGAAAAAAAATGCGGAGTATGAGGGCAAGATAAACGCCATAAACAAATCCAAAGCTGTCATTGAATTTGAACTAGACGGAACGATTATTACGGCAAACAACAACTTCCTAAAAACGGTCGGATACTCCTTGGAGGAGATACAAGGTAAGCATCACCGAATTTTTTGTGAATCTAAATATGTAGAAAGCCCTGACTACAAAGTCTTTTGGGAAAAGTTAGGTAAGGGAGAGTTTCACAGTGGTGAGTATAAGCGAGTCGGTAAAGAAGGTAATGAAATTTGGATAAATGCCACCTATAACCCCATCTTTGATGTTCAAGGAAATCCTTATAAGATAGTTAAATATGCCACAAATATTACTGAGCAGAAAGTGATGAATGCTGACTTTGAAGGCAAAATAGCTGCCATCAATCGATCACAAGCTGTGATTGAATTTACCCCCAACGGCACTATCTTAACGGCCAATGAAGCCTTTCTGGTGACCACAGGCTATTCGCTGGAAGAAATTAAAGGGAAGCATCATAGAATCTTTTGTGAACCCGAGTATGCTGAAAGCGTGGACTACAGACTCTTTTGGGAAAAACTGGGAAGTGGAGAATACCACGAGGGCCGTTATAAGAGAATTGGAAAGAATAAGGACACCATCTGGATTCAAGCTATCTACAATCCTATCTTCGATGCCGCTGGCAGAGTGACAAAGATTGTCAAATTTGCGAGTAACATAACCCCTCAGTTAGAACTCGAGCAGGAAGTCGTGAGGATAGCCAACGAATTTGCTCAAAGTACCAAGGAAATATCTCAACAAGCAGAAAAAGTAGCGAATGGCGCACAACTTTTGGGGGCAACTACCGAGGAAATGAATGGTTCGGTAGAGGAATTGAGTGCTTCTATTGATTCCATTGCCCAAAATAGTAAAGGTGCCGATGAAATTGCTCGCAATACGCAAAATGAAGCCAACAGTGGAGCCAGGGCTATTGAGAAATCAATCGAATCCATGGACCTCATCAATAAATCTTCGGAGGAGATCAGTGAAATTGTCAAAGTTATTAGTGAAATTGCTAACCAAACCAATCTCTTAGCTTTTAATGCTGCGATTGAAGCCGCCAGGGCAGGCGAGCATGGTCTAGGATTTTCTGTGGTGGCCGATGAAGTCAGGAAATTGGCCGAAAGATCTTCGCAAGCTACCAAGGAAATTACAAAATTGATCAATGAATCAGTGAAACGAGTCAGTCAAGGTAGCGAAATATCCAAGGAGGCCTGCGAAGCTTTTAAGAAAATTGTTGATGGTGTTTCCAAGACCACTACTTCCATTTCTGAGATTACTGTAGCAGCTCAAGAACAACAGACTGCTGCTCGAGATGTAACCGATGCTATACAACAAATCGTTGATTCTAGTGAAAAATCAGCGATCGCCTCAGAGTCTATAGCAGGATCTACTAAGCAACTATCCAAAGGCTCAGAGCACCTCACTCAAGAGGTGGCCAAGCTTGCAGCCTGATAGAAGGCCTTACACTTAGCACTCTTGACATGCATAAAATTAAGGGAGTCTTAGAGATAAGGTGAGAATTGCGCCTTCTAAT carries:
- a CDS encoding peptidylprolyl isomerase, with the protein product MDKITRITLIISSLLYLVVTDGYAQVKRSDGIAAVVNDQVITYSEVRKLVENREKDLRNRYASDEEFARLVEEARLKTLRSLIERELIIQDFHEKGFFLPDNVIEDEYQRRITQRWGGDRKQFIRTLQAMGQTVSEFKQGIREEMIVGSMRSQNVQSSVIISPYQIEQHYQENIREFLQPEQIKLRMILLRKGLFTEKRKDPITGEMQAVDPQFLIAKELLQKIQTGSDFASLAKAYSDLPTKSKGGAVGWLTEDTLRKELSQVAFSLRPGQNSDIIKTPEGYYILQVEDLRKARVTPLAEVREYIERELENSEKSRLEQEWLDSLRAKAYIKMFF
- the pdxA gene encoding 4-hydroxythreonine-4-phosphate dehydrogenase PdxA, which codes for MSQPKVIGVTLGDPGGIGPEIIEQGLSLLKPKKSISYRIIGTAGKCRPGNLNRASAQKALAALNTSVKLLKRGEIHAVVNAPVAKHSLHQIGFTFPGQTEFYARAFGLKNEEVTMMMTSSKLKVSLVTTHCSLQEAIKSLSKKQIKATVRRTVAILNRMKVTKKRIAICSLNPHAGEEGLFGQEESKVIAPSIQALSGQYPDFEMNGPCVPDAIFRQAMKGEFSAVVCMYHDQGLIPFKLAAFEQGVNLTLGLPFLRCSPDHGTAVDIAGKGVASPRSFMSACRLMERLLR
- a CDS encoding VOC family protein; amino-acid sequence: MVKKLLHTRYRVNDLDKTVAFYEKVLGLEVIKRHESPRGSKLVFLKTPNSDEEIEICYFPDSGPVEVQADLTHLAFEVEDIEAFANHAAAQGYPLSDGPTVSKSSGSIFGFVDAPEGYEIELIQRAR
- the rpe gene encoding ribulose-phosphate 3-epimerase, which codes for MVRNDSRSLIIAPSILAADRGYFFDEAKRAAESGADWLHVDIMDGHFVPNISFGVDFVPTFRKAVGGLILDVHLMIEQPDRYARSFIEAGADILTVHLEASHEVEKTITIIHDMGCKVGLAINPLTELQHALPLLHRIDLLLCMTVNPGFGGQPFIIEVLEKVRLARAYCDQHNLEVDIQVDGGVNMITAGPSVTAGANVLVAGTALFKEKDMAAAVMEMRSKATEVSSAG
- the lepA gene encoding translation elongation factor 4, with protein sequence MSTELIRNFSIIAHIDHGKTTLSDRLLQSTGTVELRELQEQMLDSMDLERERGITIKAHPVTMAYKAKDGKTYRLNLLDTPGHVDFSYEVSRSLSACEGAILIADAAQGVEAQTVANVHLAHKQDLTIVPVINKIDLPNADIPGVQEQLEEILAIPADETIPASAKTGLGVEDILEAIIERVPPPNEPKDECLRCLVFDSVFDSYRGVICYIRNFSGHIEQGDAVTFMQAGQKYEVKEVGIFTPKMLKTDKLGPGDTGYVIANIKSASDVKIGDTITHSVKGAAEPLPGFQEIHPLVFSGIYPINTSDFEKLKLAMNKLKLNDAALTFIAESSVALGFGFRCGFLGLLHMEIIQERLRREFDMDIISTYPSVIYHVYKTNGEMLEVDNPTKLPDPSVIDRIEEPTVNAIILCPNDNIGDMMQMIMDRRGICENTETIDHRRVSLTVNLPLNEILVDFNDRIKSMTRGYGSMDYEHGEYKPSKLVKLDMLVNGEPMDAFSSIVHTDKAAPRGRALAAKLKEVIPPQLFRVALQAAVGGNVVARENVKTVGKNVTAKCYGGDITRKRKLLEKQKEGKKRMKQFGKVNIPQEAFMQVLKA
- the lepB gene encoding signal peptidase I, with the protein product MFSNKIKKAAKDLQHFIQKKTRYNKDLLSEEELDDVEVLSKEVQAFSKKDFKKNDTEAQEEFAELEKRALKLFPINTKNVGIIENVEVFFVAIVLALALRSYVLQPFKIPTHSMRPTLWGISAKAVDPSTEKPNVLIQLKDAVFHGTTHHRVVVQEPGKLKMNPFGEPIFQQSRLFGIIPFLNETSFQIGKQKYKIWGSIGDLQELFKENPDLFKEIKTRRYEKGDVFLNYTRSEGDHIFVNKIAYHFRRPNLGEVFVFSTENIRRINQSRRASGEQVIGSQYYIKRCVGTEGDTLEIKQDDPHLYVNGEILGTGLKNDYIFFDGIYSMDNGYHGYVYGDELGNGLFLTRYNPKYTIPDRSSWAMGDNSRNSSDSRAWGRVPDDNLVGTAFIVHWPFTKRWGLIK
- a CDS encoding L-dopachrome tautomerase-related protein, yielding MKCIQVLIYSLFVSASVLLAGPSLKVICKLDQRPGNPAVTPDGTVYISMHPFDQPEFKIMILKSGKAVPYPNEEVSKNHAAVIGIQATQDGALWWMDMGNQDISPKLVGWDTRNNRLKAIHVIPKEVRVANSFLQDFAIDEKRQRVFVADMSRGNLIDKSEPAIIVLDLSTGQTRRVLSGHPFYQPDESPIIAEGKAMQTKDANGFVYPIKLGLNPIAIDPENEWVYFSTMTAGKLYRVPSEILGDYAKSDEEIESKIETYGDKPSSDGIAAGENGVVYVTNVDENAISMMDDSGTKTWIKDDKQLIWPDAAYIAPDKSVVVTVNQLNRAPAFNDGKSLAEKPYTVVRIKE
- a CDS encoding PAS domain-containing methyl-accepting chemotaxis protein — its product is MSKVDPVEKANSHKDPSAIEYAINRVQAVIEFEVDGTIITANDNFLKTLGYTLEEIQGKHHRIFCEEAYTATEEYKALWDDLAKGNFRSGEFNRITKSGEEIWIAASYNPIMDAQGKPYKVVKFATDITKLKKKNAEYEGKINAINKSKAVIEFELDGTIITANNNFLKTVGYSLEEIQGKHHRIFCESKYVESPDYKVFWEKLGKGEFHSGEYKRVGKEGNEIWINATYNPIFDVQGNPYKIVKYATNITEQKVMNADFEGKIAAINRSQAVIEFTPNGTILTANEAFLVTTGYSLEEIKGKHHRIFCEPEYAESVDYRLFWEKLGSGEYHEGRYKRIGKNKDTIWIQAIYNPIFDAAGRVTKIVKFASNITPQLELEQEVVRIANEFAQSTKEISQQAEKVANGAQLLGATTEEMNGSVEELSASIDSIAQNSKGADEIARNTQNEANSGARAIEKSIESMDLINKSSEEISEIVKVISEIANQTNLLAFNAAIEAARAGEHGLGFSVVADEVRKLAERSSQATKEITKLINESVKRVSQGSEISKEACEAFKKIVDGVSKTTTSISEITVAAQEQQTAARDVTDAIQQIVDSSEKSAIASESIAGSTKQLSKGSEHLTQEVAKLAA